The DNA segment GAGCAGACGCGTGTCGCCGGAGGGCTCATCCACCGCCCGGGCGGATCCTTCCGCCGATCGCGGGGCCTGCGACTCGATACACAGCCAGCCCAGGGCGTCGAAAACGTCCTGCACGCCGGCCACGAGCCCGGCGCCCTGGCGCAGGAGGCGAAGGCACCCGGCCGCGCCCGGATCATCGATCCGCCCGGGCACCGCGAGGACTTCGCGTCCCAGGTCCAGGGCATGGTCCGCCGTGTTCAGAGCCCCGCTCTTTCCGCCCGCTTCCACGACGATGACGCCACGGGCGAGGGCGGCGATCACCCGGTTGCGGCGCGGGAATGCCGAACGCGTCGGCGGCGCCCCCGGCTCGAACTCGCTCAGCAGGACGCCGTGCGAACGCATCCGCCGGTACAGCTCCCGGTTGTCCGCCGGGTATTCGCGATCGTGCCCGGTTCCGAGAACGCCGATGGTCCGCCCACCGGCGTCGAGGGCGCCGGCGTGGGCCGCCGCATCGATGCCGCGCGCCATGCCGCTCACCACCGTCCAGCCCCAGCGTCCGAGTTCCCTTCCCAGGGCGTATGCCGTGCGCAACCCGTAGGACGACGACGCCCGCGTCCCGACGACGGCGATCGTCCGCTCGGAGTCCAGCGCCCCGGCGCCACGCTTGAAGAGAACGGGGGGTGGATCGGGGAGATCGCGCAGCCCCTCGGGATATGCGGCCTCGCCGCAGTCGGTGTACCCCGCCAGGCGGAGCCCCTTCGCCCTCGCTTCTCGCAGCAGCGACCGCGCCGCCTTCTCGCCGTCGGGGCCGAGCGCGCGGACCGTCCTCGCAGTCGGAACCCGCTGGCCCCGGCGGAGCGCGCGCAAGTCCGCCGGGGCGGCGCGCCGCGCCGCCGTGAGCGCCTCCGACGCTCCGCCATGGCGGTCGATCAAACGCCGGACGCTGCGCAGCCCGATGCCGGGGGCACGGGTCAGGACAACGAGCGCCGCCAGTTCCCCCTCCACTGCTCGCCTCTCCGCCGAACGCTTCTCCGTCACGGGCGCCACGCTTCGCTGCCTCCGAACGGGTCCGCTTCGGCCTCCTCCGCCGCAGCCTCCTTCTCCCTCCGCACACGCCTCCAAAGACCCTCGAGCGCGCGGTCGAGGCCGGCCCCTGTCACGGCCGAGATCGTGAACTGGCCCCAGCTTCCCGGAGCATCGACCGATACCGGCGGTCCCGGCGCAGCGGGATTCAGATCGGCCTTCGTCAGGAGAACGCAGTGCGAGATGCCGGCCAGCGCCGCGTCATGCGCCCGCAGTTCCTCGCGCAGCTGATCGTACGTCGCCTGCGGATCTTCGCCGTCCACCGGCACGAGGAGCGCGAGCGTGCGCGTACGTTCGATGTGCCGAAGGAACTGCGTGCCCAGACCGCGCCCCTCGTGCGCCCCTTCGATGATGCCCGGGATATCCGCCATCACGAACGAGCGATGCCCGCTCAGCCCCACGACCCCCAGGTTGGGTGTCAGCGTGGTGAACGGGTAGTCCGCGATCCGCGGCTTCGCCGCCGTTACGCGGGCGAGGAGCGTCGATTTTCCCGCGTTGGGCTCCCCTACCAGACCCACGTCGGCGATGAGTTTGAGTTCGAGTTCGATGTGCCGTTCCTCCCCCCACTCCCCGGCTTCCCATTCACGCGGCGTCTGGCGCGTGGGCGAAGCAAAGCTCGCGTTGCCCCTTCCCCCGCGGCCGCCGCGGGCCACGACGAGTTCATCGCCCTCCTCGAGCAGCTCGCCGATCCGCTCTCCCGTCTCGACATCGCGCACGAGCGTGCCGGGGGGTACCGGTAACCGCAGGTCTTCTCCCGAGGCGCCGTCCCGGTTTTTCCCCTCCCCGTGTCCGGCGCGCCCGGCCTTGTAGTGCGCGCGGTACGAGTAGTCGAGCAACGTGTCGAGCCGGCGATCCGCGACGAGGATCACGCCGCCGCCGTTCCCGCCGCGACCGCCGGCCGGCCCCCCGCGGGGCACGCCCTTCTCCCGCCGAAAGGCGACGGCACCGGCGCCGCCCGCCCCTCCGGTTACGTGTATTCTCGCTACATCGACGAACAAGATTCCCCCTCCACCGACAGCACGCCGACCTCGTTTCCGCACGTGTTCCGGACCACCGGATGCGCGAAGCTCTCCAGCTGCCCGAGCTCCGCCGGCGCCAGCAGCGACAGCGTCGCAAGCGCGTGCACGACCGCCGGCCCCAGCGGCCGTGTGGCCCCATCCATCACCTTGAAGGCCGCGCCCCACCCCCCCTCGGCGCTCGCGAGGCAGAAAACTCCCTCCGCCCCTTCCTTGGCCAGAATCCGGCCCGAGCTCGCCTGCATCAGGTTCGCGGAGAGCGCCGTGGGACCCGAAACCAATGTCGGGTACGTCGTCATCGCCGTCACAACCGACCGCACGGCTGCCTCCGGCGAGGCGCCGAACTCCGCGAACACCCGCGCCATATCCCGCAGAGAAAGGGCCGGCGTCGGCAGGCCACAGCCATCCGTCGCCCACGGCAGGCGTTCGCAGTCTTCACCCAGCCACGCCGTGAGCTCACGGCGAATCGCCCGCTGCAGCGGGTGCTCCGGTTCGTGGTAGCCCGCCACGGGCCAGCCGCGGGCGACACACAGCGCCAGCAACGCCGCATGCTGACCCGAACAGTTGTTGTGGATCCGTCCCGGCAGGCGTCCCGCCCGATCCATCCCTCGTGCCGCCCCGTCGTCGAACGGTCGATGCGGCCCGCAGGTGAACATCTCCGGCGCCAGCTCCGCCGCGTCGATCACGGACTGCACAACCTCCAGGTGCCGTGCGGTGCCATGATGGGAAGCGCAAGCCAGCGCCAGCGCCTCCGCCCCGAGCCCGAGGCGCTCGAGCACGCCGTCTCGGACCACTGGAAGGATCTGGAGCGGTTTCATCGAAGAACGCCAGAAGGCCGTCAGCGGCGGGTCGCCGAAGGCGTGGCGGCGACCCGGGGAACCGGCTTCGTGTACGATGCCGTACACGAGGTGCGACGATTCCCGCGTGCCGGCCCGATCCACCGTGACGCGGATCGGTTCCATCACCCCTCCGGTTCCGCCGTCGGCCGCGCGAGCCGGGCCCAGACGCCGGCCGTCGCGCTCCCTTCGGTCAAATCGCCGGCCATGCGCGCCAGGTCGGCCGGACGGTCCACATCGTACCAGGGCGGCAGTTCCACGCAATCGAGCCGCAGCGACGCGGCGTGCGCCCGGGTCCAGGCGAACAGCCCCGACGTCGACCACGGAGCCCCGGCGAAGAGACCGCGGGCGCCCGGCCACGCCGACCCGTGCAGTCCAATCGCGTAGTATCCGCCATCCAGGCTCGGGCCAAGCGCCATCGGGCTATCCGCCAGTGCCTCGAATGCCCGCACGACGAAACGGGGCGGCAGGGTTGGATGGTCGCTTCCGATCGCAACCGCGCGCTCCACGCCCTCGTCGAAGGTGCAGGAAAACGCCATCTCAAGCCGGTCTCCGAGCGATCCTCCGGATTGCAGGCGGACGCGAGCCGCGGGATACCGGGAGCCCAGTCGCTCCATCGCTCCGGGACGATCGGGAACCCACAACTCCACGGCGACTCCGTCCGGCGCGAGCTTCATGGCGTCATCGAGGAACGCCTCGTACAGGACGGCGCTCCCCTCCCCGGTCAGCTCGGGGTACAGGCGCGTCTTGACGTGGCCCGGCTCGGGCAGGCGGCCGAAGACGAGGAGGCGGGGGTTCAGGCGCGTACCGACCCGCCGTCTAGTGACACCGCACTAGCGGGTGTTGACCTCGATCACTCCGCCCTCCGCGCCCGGCCGGCGGTAGCGGGGCGGAACCATGCTCTGGTGGTACAGCCGGATCGACACGATTTCCTCCGCGGGAATCCGTCGCAGCGTGGTGACCGCGTCATTCAGGTTGAAGTCGCCATCCACGACCAGCAGCGGCACGTAGTAATCCTGCGTCTGCCGTCCGAACAGACCGGCGCTGTCGTTCCCACCCCTGAAGCCGATCCGGTCTTCGAAGATGATCAGTTCCCGGTGATGGGTGAGCGCCTCGTAGGCCGACCGATACCCGGCGTCACGGATCTCGCTGCCGGTGATGATGAGCCGGGTGTACGTTCCGGGGCGAGGGTTGCTGGCGCACGCCATTGCCGCCATCAGAGCCATCGTGGTCGCAATCACGGCCGATCGTCGCGTGCGCTCTCTCATAACTCGTCTCCTCACATCTTTGAATCCAGCGCTTCACCGCTCTCGGCGCTGACGCGGGGTTTGCCACGGGCTGCTAGCGGTCCCCGCCGGACTCCTCGCTCTGCGCGCCGTCCGCACCCCGCTCCTCGGCGACACGCGCCGCCACGGTGAGCAGCGCTTCCGGCGAATCCGCCTCCCTCAGAAGGCCCATTGCGACCCCTATCTGCGCGTCACGCACCGCTCGGCTGCGGAGCTGCGGCACCTCGCCGAACTCCGCGCCGGCCAGCTCATCCGCGATGAGCCAATCGACGTAGGTCTGCGACTCGTCGAAGAGTTCCCTCTCGACCTCGGCTCCCGCTTCCACGAGCGCCGTCCAGACTTCTTCACGCATCCCCTGCGTGACGGAGAAACCCTCGTTGAAATCGTGCTCGTTCGAATACTCGACGGCCCATCGGAAGACGATGTTCCGCGGAATCGCCCCCGAGCGCGTCGCGAGGCGGCGCAGTTCCTGTTCCTCGGTGGAGAGCGTGTCGCGGTAGACGATCAGGTCCGGCGTAATCCCGCCGCCTCCGTACACCGTCCGGCCGCCCGTCGTCCTGAACTCCTCCCGGTCTCCCGGCTCCGACCGCGCCGCGATCGGTTCGCCGGAAATCGCGACGGCGCTCGCCGCCAGGTTGCGGAGCGCGCTCTCGCGGTCGAAGTCCTTCGTGATGGAGCGCCCCGCCGGAGTATACCAGCGGGCCGTGGTCACCTTCATGCTGTTGTTCCCGGAGAGCCCGTACAGCGTCTGCACGGAACCCTTGCCGAACGTCGTCGTGCCCACCACGACCGCCCGGTCGTGATCCTGCAGGGCGCCGGCAACGATCTCCGACGCGCTCGCGCTCAGGCCATCCACGACGACGACGACAGGAATATCCGCGTAGCGATCCTCGGTGGAGGCGCGGAACAGGTAATTCTGTTCCTCCAGTCGAGAACGCGTTTCCACCACGGGCCTGCCGCGCTCCAGAAAGAGATCCGTGACATCGATTCCCGCAGGCAGCAGGCCGCCGGGGTTCCGCCGAAGGTCCAGGATCAGTCCGCCGGCCCCCTCACTGACGAGGCGGTCCAGCGTCGCGATCAGTTCCTCCTTCGCCTCACGGCTGAAGCCGCGCAGCGTCACGTATCCGATATCGTCGTCCAGGATGAAGCCCTGCGCCTGCGCCACCTGGATGACGTCGCGCACGATGCGAATCGCGAGCGGCAGGTCCACGCCTACCCTCGCAATGGTGATGTTGACCGGCGCCCCCTTCTCCCCCCGCAGCGTGTCTACGGCCTTGTCCACCGACCAGCCCTCGGCGGATTCGCCCTCGACCTCGATGATGCGGTCGCCGACCTCGAGTCCTTCCCGGAGCGCCGGCGAGTTGGGGAGCACCTGAACGACCGTGATCCAGTCGTCCTTCACGTCGATCCGGACGCCGAGTCCACCGTAGTTGCCCGTGGTGGTGAGACGCAGATCCTCGGAATCCCGAGGTTCAAGGAAGGTCGTATACGGGTCGCCCAGATTCTCGAGCATCCCGTCGATCGCCATCTGGTACAACTCCTCCGGCGGGATCTCGTCAACGAAGCGGGCGGAGATCAGACGGTGGATTTCATCCAGGAGCCGGCGGCTTTCGCCACCGCTCGCGGCCCCGCTCTGATTTATCAGCCAGCCTCCGGTCGCCAGGGCGATGGCGCCGACCAGCACTCCCGTCGTCCAGGATCGCTCCAGTCTCATGCAGCCTCCGTGGTGGCGGCCGCGTCGGGCCGCGTTCGAGCGGCACTCCGCCGCTACCGTCAATGTCACACCGTGCCGCCAAAGAGGAAAGTTCGCGCTCAGAAACGATCCGGGAATCTCTCCTCCAGAAGCCTCAGAACCCGACCCTCCACTTCATCCGGGGTCCCCGAGCCGTCGACGAGCACGATCCTCTTCTCTTCCGCCGCGAACTGTCGGTACCCCTCCCGCACGCGTTCGCGGAACGATCGCTTCTCGAGTTCGATTCGATCGGGAGCGGGGCCGAAGAAGGCCAATTGGCCGGGGTCTTCCTGATCCTGCCATTGGCGACCCAGCCCCACCTTCACCGGTACGTCGAGCACGAGGTATAGATCCGGAACGAGACCGCCGGTCGCGGCGCGGGTGACCTGTTCGACCGTCTTCGCGGCGACTCCGCGCGCCCAGCCCTGGTAGACCCGGGTGGAAAGCTCGAAGCGGTCGCAGAGGACGAACTCGCCACGCTCCAGCGCGGGCCGGATCACGTCCTCGACATGGGCTCGGCGGGACGCCGAAAAGAGCAGGAGTTCGGCGACCCCGTCGAGTCGCAGTTCCGGCCGGTCCAGGAGGACGCTACGGATCGCTTCCGCGGCCGCCGTGCCGCCGGGTTCGCGCGTCACCGTGTGAGGCACCCCGGATGCGGCCAGCCGTTCGGCCAGCCGTTCGAGCTGGAGCGATTTCCCCGCTCCCTCGGGTCCCTCGAATACGAGGAAGCACCCCTTCATTCAGTCGTAGTACTCCACGCCGAGATGGGTGATCTGTTCCTCCCCCCTCAGCCAGCGCAACGTGTTCTTGAGCTTCCAATGCTGGATGAAAATATCGTGTTCCGGATACAGGTCCGGAGCCGTCTGCGGCGCCTTGAAGTAGAAGGACAGCCATTCCTGGACTCCCGACAGTCCGGAGCGCGCCGCGAGGTCGAGAAAGAGCGCCAGATCCAGAACGATGGGCGCGGCCAGGATGGAGTCGCGGCACAGAAAATCGATCTTGATCTGCATTCCGTACCCCATCCAGCCGAATATGTCGAGATTGTCCCAGCCCTCCTTGTTGTCACCGCGCGGCGGATAGTAGTTGATGCGGACCTTGTGATACATGTCTCCATAGAGGTCCGGGTACATGTCCGGCTGCAGGATATATTCGAGGGCCCCGAGCTTCGACTCCTCCTTCGTCTTGAAACTCTCCGGATCGTCGAGCACCTCGCCGTCCCGGTTGCCGAGGATATTCGTCGAGAACCAGCCGTTGAGGCCGAGCATGCGCGCCTTGAGACCCGGAGCCAGAATCGTCTTCATCAGCGTCTGGCCGGTCTTGAAGTCCTTCCCGGCGATCGCGACGCCCCGCTCGGCCGCGAGCGCGAGAAGCGCCGGGATGTCGCAGGTCAGATTCGGCGCCCCGTTCGCGAATGGCACGCCCTCCATGAGCGCGGCCCACGCATAGAGCATGGAGGGAGCGATGTCGGGGTGGTTCTCCTCCATCGCGCGCTCGAAGGAGTCCGGGCTGTCGTGCACCGGACTCGTTTTCATGAAGATCTCGGTCGAAGCCGCCCACACCATCACGAGGCGGTCGCAGCCGTTCTCCGCCTTGAAACGGCGGATGTCCTCTCGGAGTTGTTCGGCGAGTTCCCGCTTGTTCGCGCCCGTCTTCACGTTCGAGCCGTCGAGCTTCTTTACGTAGGCGCGGTCGAAGGCGGCCGGCATCGGTTCGATTCCCCGCATGAAGTCGGCAAGCGGATCGATGTCCTCCGGCCGGAGGACGCCGCACACCTTGGCCGACTCGTAGGCGTTGTCGGGAATCGGGTCCCAGGCGCCGAAGACGAGGTCGTCCAGTTCGGCCAGCGGCACGAAGTCGCGGATGAACGGGGTGCGATTCTCGGTCCGCTTGCCGAGCCGGATCGTATTCATCTGGGTGAGCGATCCGATGGGCCGGTTCTGCCCGCGGCGTGCCGCTTCCACGCCCGCGATGAAAGTCGTCGAGACCGCTCCGAGCCCTACGAGAAGAACGCCGAGCGTTCCTTCCGCGGAGGCAATGGTTGCAGGTGATCTATCCGAATCCACGATGCCGGTTCACTCCGTGTCTGGTTCAGTTCGACTTCCCGGGCGGCTCGCCGTCGGGCCGCGTATTCCGGTACACCCACCAGATCCGCTGGAAGGCGGTCAGGTTGGTGAGAATCGCGAGAACGATGATCACGACCCTGAGTACGAGACCCTGGTGTCCGAACATGGTCGTCTCGCCGAAGATCAGCGCGGCGAAGCCGATCAGGATGACCCGCTCC comes from the Candidatus Palauibacter soopunensis genome and includes:
- the dprA gene encoding DNA-processing protein DprA codes for the protein MAPVTEKRSAERRAVEGELAALVVLTRAPGIGLRSVRRLIDRHGGASEALTAARRAAPADLRALRRGQRVPTARTVRALGPDGEKAARSLLREARAKGLRLAGYTDCGEAAYPEGLRDLPDPPPVLFKRGAGALDSERTIAVVGTRASSSYGLRTAYALGRELGRWGWTVVSGMARGIDAAAHAGALDAGGRTIGVLGTGHDREYPADNRELYRRMRSHGVLLSEFEPGAPPTRSAFPRRNRVIAALARGVIVVEAGGKSGALNTADHALDLGREVLAVPGRIDDPGAAGCLRLLRQGAGLVAGVQDVFDALGWLCIESQAPRSAEGSARAVDEPSGDTRLLGALSRGPRSPDELAVGLEMPVTKVLGGLGRLELEGWVERRPGGNFAAVRRRGGP
- the obgE gene encoding GTPase ObgE, with amino-acid sequence MRKRGRRAVGGGGILFVDVARIHVTGGAGGAGAVAFRREKGVPRGGPAGGRGGNGGGVILVADRRLDTLLDYSYRAHYKAGRAGHGEGKNRDGASGEDLRLPVPPGTLVRDVETGERIGELLEEGDELVVARGGRGGRGNASFASPTRQTPREWEAGEWGEERHIELELKLIADVGLVGEPNAGKSTLLARVTAAKPRIADYPFTTLTPNLGVVGLSGHRSFVMADIPGIIEGAHEGRGLGTQFLRHIERTRTLALLVPVDGEDPQATYDQLREELRAHDAALAGISHCVLLTKADLNPAAPGPPVSVDAPGSWGQFTISAVTGAGLDRALEGLWRRVRREKEAAAEEAEADPFGGSEAWRP
- a CDS encoding asparaginase is translated as MEPIRVTVDRAGTRESSHLVYGIVHEAGSPGRRHAFGDPPLTAFWRSSMKPLQILPVVRDGVLERLGLGAEALALACASHHGTARHLEVVQSVIDAAELAPEMFTCGPHRPFDDGAARGMDRAGRLPGRIHNNCSGQHAALLALCVARGWPVAGYHEPEHPLQRAIRRELTAWLGEDCERLPWATDGCGLPTPALSLRDMARVFAEFGASPEAAVRSVVTAMTTYPTLVSGPTALSANLMQASSGRILAKEGAEGVFCLASAEGGWGAAFKVMDGATRPLGPAVVHALATLSLLAPAELGQLESFAHPVVRNTCGNEVGVLSVEGESCSSM
- a CDS encoding TIGR04282 family arsenosugar biosynthesis glycosyltransferase; this translates as MNPRLLVFGRLPEPGHVKTRLYPELTGEGSAVLYEAFLDDAMKLAPDGVAVELWVPDRPGAMERLGSRYPAARVRLQSGGSLGDRLEMAFSCTFDEGVERAVAIGSDHPTLPPRFVVRAFEALADSPMALGPSLDGGYYAIGLHGSAWPGARGLFAGAPWSTSGLFAWTRAHAASLRLDCVELPPWYDVDRPADLARMAGDLTEGSATAGVWARLARPTAEPEG
- a CDS encoding S41 family peptidase, whose product is MRLERSWTTGVLVGAIALATGGWLINQSGAASGGESRRLLDEIHRLISARFVDEIPPEELYQMAIDGMLENLGDPYTTFLEPRDSEDLRLTTTGNYGGLGVRIDVKDDWITVVQVLPNSPALREGLEVGDRIIEVEGESAEGWSVDKAVDTLRGEKGAPVNITIARVGVDLPLAIRIVRDVIQVAQAQGFILDDDIGYVTLRGFSREAKEELIATLDRLVSEGAGGLILDLRRNPGGLLPAGIDVTDLFLERGRPVVETRSRLEEQNYLFRASTEDRYADIPVVVVVDGLSASASEIVAGALQDHDRAVVVGTTTFGKGSVQTLYGLSGNNSMKVTTARWYTPAGRSITKDFDRESALRNLAASAVAISGEPIAARSEPGDREEFRTTGGRTVYGGGGITPDLIVYRDTLSTEEQELRRLATRSGAIPRNIVFRWAVEYSNEHDFNEGFSVTQGMREEVWTALVEAGAEVERELFDESQTYVDWLIADELAGAEFGEVPQLRSRAVRDAQIGVAMGLLREADSPEALLTVAARVAEERGADGAQSEESGGDR
- the tmk gene encoding dTMP kinase, whose translation is MKGCFLVFEGPEGAGKSLQLERLAERLAASGVPHTVTREPGGTAAAEAIRSVLLDRPELRLDGVAELLLFSASRRAHVEDVIRPALERGEFVLCDRFELSTRVYQGWARGVAAKTVEQVTRAATGGLVPDLYLVLDVPVKVGLGRQWQDQEDPGQLAFFGPAPDRIELEKRSFRERVREGYRQFAAEEKRIVLVDGSGTPDEVEGRVLRLLEERFPDRF
- a CDS encoding inositol-3-phosphate synthase, translating into MVDSDRSPATIASAEGTLGVLLVGLGAVSTTFIAGVEAARRGQNRPIGSLTQMNTIRLGKRTENRTPFIRDFVPLAELDDLVFGAWDPIPDNAYESAKVCGVLRPEDIDPLADFMRGIEPMPAAFDRAYVKKLDGSNVKTGANKRELAEQLREDIRRFKAENGCDRLVMVWAASTEIFMKTSPVHDSPDSFERAMEENHPDIAPSMLYAWAALMEGVPFANGAPNLTCDIPALLALAAERGVAIAGKDFKTGQTLMKTILAPGLKARMLGLNGWFSTNILGNRDGEVLDDPESFKTKEESKLGALEYILQPDMYPDLYGDMYHKVRINYYPPRGDNKEGWDNLDIFGWMGYGMQIKIDFLCRDSILAAPIVLDLALFLDLAARSGLSGVQEWLSFYFKAPQTAPDLYPEHDIFIQHWKLKNTLRWLRGEEQITHLGVEYYD